A part of Mustela erminea isolate mMusErm1 chromosome 9, mMusErm1.Pri, whole genome shotgun sequence genomic DNA contains:
- the FAM89B gene encoding leucine repeat adapter protein 25 codes for MNGLPSAEAPGGAGCALAGLPPLPRGLSGLLNASGGSWRELERVYSQRSRIHDELSRAARIPDGPRYAAGATDAGPAAGHPGPRRPVNLDSALAALRKEMVGLRQLDMSLLCQLWGLYESIQDYKHLCQDLSLCQDLSSSLHSDSSYPPDAGLSDDDEPPDASLPPDPPPLTVPQTHNARDQWLQDAFHISL; via the exons ATGAATGGGCTGCCCTCGGCCGAGGCGCCGGGCGGTGCTGGCTGCGCCCTAGCCGGGCTCCCTCCGCTACCGCGCGGCCTCAGCGGTCTTCTCAACGCAAGCGGGGGTTCGTGGCGGGAGCTGGAGCGCGTCTACAGCCAGCGCAGCCGCATCCACGACGAGCTGAGCCGCGCGGCACGTATCCCCGATGGGCCCCGCTACGCTGCGGGCGCCACCGACGCGGGACCCGCCGCCGGTCACCCCGGCCCGCGTCGCCCTGTCAATCTGGACTCAGCACTAGCAGCGCTGCGCAAGGAGATG GTGGGGTTGCGGCAGCTGGACATGTCCCTGCTGTGCCAGCTGTGGGGCCTGTACGAGTCAATCCAAGACTATAAGCACCTGTGCCAAGACTTGAGCCTGTGCCAGGACCTGTCATCCTCCCTGCACTCAGACAGCTCTTATCCACCTGATGCTGGCCTGTCTGATGACGATGAGCCTCCCGATGCCAGCCTGCCCCCGGACCCGCCACCCCTCACTGTGCCCCAGACACACAATGCCCGGGACCAGTGGCTGCAGGATGCCTTTCACATCAGCCTCTga